From the genome of Variovorax sp. RA8, one region includes:
- a CDS encoding YceI family protein, which yields MIKSVVAAALLAAASLAAAQTAPEMAAQPAGGPVKGASYVVDPTHTFVMYEMGHYGTTTNRGRFSTKDGTIKIDGTGKGGKIDITMDIGSINTGVDLLNRHVLSKDFFNVAEFPVARFVAEKIDFSGDKVTEVDGSLTMMGQTRPVKLKANRFGCYLSPLIKRQVCGGDFETTVERSSWGITWGIPFGFEDKVRLLVQVEAVNITGGPG from the coding sequence ATGATCAAGTCCGTTGTTGCCGCCGCACTGCTGGCTGCCGCCTCCCTGGCCGCCGCGCAGACCGCGCCGGAAATGGCCGCGCAGCCCGCCGGCGGACCGGTCAAGGGCGCGAGCTATGTGGTCGACCCCACGCACACCTTCGTGATGTACGAGATGGGCCACTACGGCACCACCACCAACCGCGGCCGCTTCAGCACGAAGGACGGCACCATCAAGATCGACGGCACGGGCAAGGGCGGCAAGATCGACATCACGATGGACATCGGCTCCATCAACACCGGCGTCGACCTGCTCAACCGCCATGTGCTGAGCAAGGATTTCTTCAACGTCGCCGAGTTTCCGGTGGCCCGTTTCGTGGCCGAGAAGATCGACTTCAGCGGCGACAAGGTGACCGAGGTCGACGGCTCGCTCACGATGATGGGCCAGACCCGGCCGGTCAAGCTCAAGGCCAACCGCTTCGGCTGCTACCTGAGCCCGCTCATCAAGCGCCAGGTCTGCGGCGGCGACTTCGAGACGACGGTGGAGCGCAGCAGCTGGGGCATCACCTGGGGCATCCCCTTCGGGTTCGAGGACAAGGTGCGGCTGCTGGTGCAGGTGGAGGCGGTGAACATCACGGGCGGGCCGGGCTGA
- a CDS encoding YceI family protein has translation MSLLRPAWRALCAAALILVASAAAVAGAEPMAQLAPGYSQIGFVSKQMGVPVEGRFRKFDAQVAFDPKKPEGGTVALQVDMASATLGVPQSDAELPKAPWFDTARFPKATFQSSAIRGLGGGRFEIAGRLTIKGQTQELVVPVTITQSADRSTAAGSFTIQRLAFKVGEGEWADTAMIGDEVQVRFKLVLTGLRPL, from the coding sequence ATGAGCCTTCTTCGCCCCGCGTGGCGCGCCCTGTGTGCAGCCGCGCTGATCCTCGTTGCTTCGGCCGCCGCCGTGGCTGGCGCCGAGCCCATGGCCCAGCTCGCGCCGGGCTACAGCCAGATCGGCTTCGTCAGCAAGCAGATGGGCGTGCCGGTCGAGGGCCGGTTCCGGAAGTTCGATGCCCAGGTTGCCTTCGACCCGAAGAAGCCCGAGGGCGGCACCGTGGCGCTGCAGGTCGACATGGCGAGCGCCACGCTGGGCGTCCCGCAGAGCGATGCCGAACTGCCCAAGGCGCCCTGGTTCGACACGGCGCGCTTTCCCAAGGCCACCTTCCAGTCCAGCGCGATCAGGGGCCTGGGCGGCGGCCGCTTCGAGATCGCGGGCCGGTTGACCATCAAGGGCCAGACGCAGGAACTCGTGGTGCCGGTAACGATCACCCAGTCCGCGGATCGCTCCACCGCCGCCGGAAGCTTTACGATCCAGCGCCTCGCCTTCAAGGTCGGCGAGGGCGAATGGGCTGACACCGCGATGATCGGCGACGAAGTGCAGGTGCGCTTTAAGCTCGTCCTGACAGGCCTGCGTCCACTCTGA
- a CDS encoding cytochrome b, producing the protein MPAEPLKPQAATAHRVPARRYGAVAMTLHWLLALMIVTSFSVGLYMGGLPFSPLRLKLFNWHKWAGIAILGLTALRLLWRLSHPPPPLPACIAAAMPGWQLVAHRGTHLLLYLLLFAVPLAGWAYSSALGFPVVWLGLVPLPDFVPVDKAFAEAVLKPLHQGSAFALGAVVLLHAAAALKHHFIDHDGLLDRMWPFSHQGHAR; encoded by the coding sequence ATGCCCGCCGAGCCGTTGAAACCCCAGGCTGCAACCGCCCACCGCGTCCCCGCCCGCCGCTACGGCGCGGTCGCGATGACGCTGCACTGGCTGCTCGCGCTGATGATCGTCACCTCCTTCAGCGTCGGCCTCTACATGGGCGGCCTGCCCTTCTCGCCGCTGCGGCTCAAGCTCTTCAACTGGCACAAGTGGGCCGGCATCGCCATCCTGGGGCTGACGGCGCTGCGGCTGCTTTGGCGCTTGTCGCACCCGCCGCCGCCGCTGCCGGCCTGCATTGCGGCGGCCATGCCGGGCTGGCAGCTGGTGGCGCACCGCGGCACGCACCTGCTGCTCTACCTGCTGCTCTTCGCCGTGCCGCTGGCCGGATGGGCCTACAGCTCGGCGCTCGGCTTTCCCGTCGTCTGGCTGGGCCTGGTGCCGCTGCCGGACTTCGTGCCGGTGGACAAGGCCTTCGCCGAGGCGGTGCTGAAGCCGCTGCACCAGGGCAGCGCCTTCGCGCTGGGGGCCGTGGTGCTGCTGCATGCGGCGGCAGCGCTCAAGCATCACTTCATCGACCACGACGGCCTGCTGGATCGCATGTGGCCGTTCTCGCACCAGGGACACGCCCGATGA
- a CDS encoding SPOR domain-containing protein, with product MTQRRQRGNIVIGLIIGLVLGLGVALGIAVYVTKVPIPFMTKTQRGGPEQDEAEARKNRDWNPNAPLAGKAGAVRPPEPPAPPAAPQPSAAAPGVPQTAPAPVVVPPAAQQQQQRARPPVPAEANALPPSNDPIGDLARSRSGAGTTTAVAPPSSSDPFMYFVQAGAFRTPEDAETQRARLSLMGVEARVTEREQAGRTVYRVRAGPFNKKEDADRLKERLDGGGLESALVRVQR from the coding sequence ATGACTCAAAGACGACAACGCGGCAACATCGTCATCGGCCTGATCATCGGGCTGGTGCTGGGCCTCGGCGTGGCACTGGGCATCGCGGTCTACGTGACCAAGGTGCCCATCCCCTTCATGACCAAGACCCAACGCGGCGGCCCCGAGCAGGACGAGGCCGAGGCGCGCAAGAACCGCGACTGGAACCCCAACGCCCCGCTGGCCGGCAAGGCTGGCGCCGTGCGTCCGCCGGAACCGCCGGCCCCGCCCGCGGCGCCGCAGCCGTCCGCCGCCGCGCCGGGCGTGCCGCAGACCGCGCCGGCCCCGGTGGTGGTGCCGCCGGCCGCTCAGCAACAGCAACAACGCGCGCGCCCGCCAGTGCCGGCCGAAGCCAACGCGCTGCCACCGTCCAACGACCCGATCGGCGATCTCGCACGTTCGCGTTCGGGCGCCGGCACCACCACGGCCGTCGCCCCGCCCAGCAGCAGCGATCCCTTCATGTACTTCGTGCAGGCCGGCGCCTTCCGCACTCCCGAGGATGCCGAGACGCAGCGCGCCAGGCTCTCGCTGATGGGCGTGGAGGCGCGGGTCACCGAGCGCGAGCAGGCCGGCCGCACCGTCTACCGGGTGCGTGCGGGGCCTTTCAACAAGAAGGAAGATGCCGACAGGCTCAAGGAACGGCTCGACGGCGGCGGCCTCGAATCAGCCCTGGTGCGCGTGCAGCGCTGA
- a CDS encoding thiol:disulfide interchange protein DsbA/DsbL: MKRRDFSLAATSLGLLPLITPAHAQTLAPKAGTDYAVLDKRVPVDAPAGKVEVIEFFWYNCPHCNAFEPTLESWIRKLPPHVAFKRVPVAFQASFQPQQKLYYALEAMGKVDEYQRKVFAAIHQQRQNLSGEQQIIDWAAANGLDKAKFTEQYKSFSVASKIQRAKQLQDAYQVAGVPSIGIAGRWYVDGDLAKSMERALQVTDYLVGEARKSA; the protein is encoded by the coding sequence ATGAAACGCCGTGACTTTTCGCTGGCTGCCACCTCGCTGGGGCTGCTTCCCCTGATCACCCCCGCGCACGCGCAGACGCTGGCGCCCAAGGCGGGCACCGACTACGCAGTGCTCGACAAGCGCGTGCCGGTCGATGCGCCGGCCGGCAAGGTCGAGGTGATCGAATTCTTCTGGTACAACTGCCCGCACTGCAACGCGTTCGAGCCCACGCTCGAGAGCTGGATCAGGAAGCTGCCGCCCCACGTGGCCTTCAAGCGCGTGCCGGTCGCCTTCCAGGCCAGCTTCCAGCCGCAGCAGAAGCTCTACTACGCGCTCGAGGCCATGGGCAAGGTCGACGAATACCAGCGCAAGGTCTTCGCCGCCATCCACCAGCAGCGGCAGAACCTCTCGGGCGAGCAGCAGATCATCGACTGGGCTGCCGCCAATGGCCTCGACAAGGCCAAGTTCACCGAGCAGTACAAGTCCTTCAGCGTGGCAAGCAAGATCCAGCGCGCCAAGCAGCTGCAGGACGCCTATCAGGTCGCCGGCGTGCCCTCGATCGGCATCGCCGGGCGCTGGTATGTGGATGGCGACCTCGCAAAGAGCATGGAGCGCGCCCTGCAGGTCACCGACTACCTGGTCGGCGAAGCGCGCAAGAGCGCCTGA
- a CDS encoding phospholipase D family protein, translated as MRARRSRWPQWVRLGLALGALLFLASGCAVLPAEFERTPSRAVPLSPDTALGRIAKSSQPDPDLSGFRLMPGGDFALDTRLELARRAQRTLDVQYYQIHNDETGRYLLRTLRDAALRGVRVRLLMDDLYTSGEDDLLLALAATPNLELRLFNPFPAGRGSMLGRFSASLFDFSRVNRRMHNKLFIADGAMAVAGGRNIGNEYFTQTAGANFIDLDTFVAGALIPRLASLFDQYWNSEYVRPIETVVASSVPREERQRRFEALSGPQTTPPPRPPAPNDVLGYSPLVEDIKAGRLDLIWTRAEAYADSPDRVIGRQVTYGGIPLLDVDSVRYNVIEQIRRGRSDVTIVSPYLIPGKGGLEAMREVRRRGMKISVVTNSLAATDEPVVHTGYRRYREDMLRLGAEIYELSSQRTRRSVRLGLFGTQIGRLHAKSAVIDGRTLFVGSMNFDPRSDMHNTEIGLIIFSPQMAQQVLKLIEVLKQQGAYKVRFAPGTERIEWVSEEAGVEQVLTSEPDSTLWDRVMLEILAPLAPESLL; from the coding sequence ATGCGCGCGCGCCGGAGCCGCTGGCCGCAGTGGGTGCGCCTGGGCTTGGCATTGGGGGCGCTACTCTTCCTGGCCAGCGGCTGTGCCGTGCTGCCTGCCGAGTTCGAGCGCACGCCCTCCAGGGCGGTGCCGCTGTCTCCTGACACTGCGCTGGGCCGCATCGCGAAAAGCTCGCAGCCCGACCCCGACCTGAGCGGCTTCCGCCTGATGCCCGGCGGCGATTTCGCGCTCGACACCCGGCTCGAGCTGGCGCGCCGGGCCCAGCGCACGCTGGACGTGCAGTACTACCAGATCCACAACGACGAGACCGGCCGCTACCTGCTGCGCACGCTGCGCGACGCCGCCCTGCGCGGCGTGCGCGTGCGCCTGCTGATGGACGATCTCTACACCTCGGGCGAGGACGATCTGCTGCTGGCGCTGGCCGCCACGCCCAACCTGGAGCTGCGCCTGTTCAATCCCTTCCCGGCCGGGCGCGGCAGCATGCTCGGGCGCTTCTCCGCGTCACTGTTCGACTTCAGCCGCGTGAACCGGCGCATGCACAACAAGCTCTTCATCGCCGACGGCGCGATGGCGGTGGCCGGCGGGCGCAACATCGGCAACGAGTACTTCACGCAGACGGCGGGCGCCAATTTCATCGACCTCGACACCTTCGTCGCCGGGGCGCTCATCCCGCGGCTGGCCAGCCTGTTCGACCAATACTGGAACAGCGAGTACGTGCGCCCCATTGAGACCGTGGTGGCATCCTCCGTGCCGCGCGAGGAACGCCAGCGCCGCTTCGAGGCGCTGAGCGGTCCGCAGACCACGCCACCCCCGCGCCCGCCCGCACCCAACGACGTGCTGGGCTACAGCCCCCTCGTGGAGGACATCAAGGCCGGCAGGCTGGACCTGATCTGGACCCGGGCAGAGGCCTACGCCGATTCGCCCGACCGGGTGATCGGCAGGCAGGTGACCTATGGCGGCATCCCGCTGCTGGACGTCGACAGCGTGCGCTACAACGTGATCGAGCAGATCCGCCGTGGGCGCTCCGACGTGACCATCGTCTCGCCCTACCTGATCCCCGGCAAGGGCGGGCTGGAGGCGATGCGCGAGGTGCGCCGGCGCGGCATGAAGATCAGCGTGGTCACCAACTCGCTGGCCGCCACCGACGAGCCGGTGGTGCACACCGGCTACCGCCGTTACCGCGAAGACATGCTCAGGCTCGGCGCCGAGATCTACGAACTCAGCTCCCAGCGCACCCGGCGCAGCGTGCGCCTCGGCCTCTTCGGCACGCAGATCGGGCGCCTGCATGCCAAGTCGGCGGTGATCGACGGACGCACGCTGTTCGTCGGCTCGATGAACTTCGATCCGCGCTCCGACATGCACAACACCGAGATCGGGCTGATCATCTTCAGCCCCCAGATGGCGCAGCAGGTGCTCAAGCTGATCGAGGTGCTCAAGCAGCAGGGCGCCTACAAGGTGCGCTTCGCGCCGGGCACCGAGCGCATCGAATGGGTCAGCGAGGAGGCCGGCGTCGAGCAGGTGCTGACCAGCGAGCCCGACTCCACCCTCTGGGACCGCGTGATGCTGGAGATCCTGGCGCCGCTGGCGCCGGAGAGTTTGCTGTAG
- a CDS encoding RNA polymerase factor sigma-54, producing the protein MKQGLSLRVSQHLALTPQLQQSIRLLQLSTLELSQEVEQMLDENPFLERTADEAPREEFGLDSADAPVRDDDRQVDSESEFVATPAAASADSAPASPADSETAAAAEGPESEPDWEGDGTVDLAPDDSEWGGDAPARNSGTGDNERPDATELASSQESLQSFLHRQALSLRLEENDRAALRFLIESLNDDGYLEDSLPALASGLAGDDNEQFDELVHHFQVALGLLQNLEPVGVGARSLAECLAIQLRAQQEEDDTEDEKQVRRTAIAICKQPMELLAKRDFKRLATLTRSNEEEVRAALQLIARLEPKPGRRFANVERNIVIPDVIVTRVGHGTSARFRVMLNPEVMPRLRVHDIYAGALKAHKGEGSQALSQRLQEARWFIKNIQQRFDTILRVSNAIVERQKNYFVHGELAMRPLVLREIADELGLHESTISRVTTAKYMSTPYGTVELKYFFGSALGTETGGNASSTAVRALIKQFVSAEDVKKPLSDSQVSEMLKEQGIECARRTVAKYREALRIAPANLRKAL; encoded by the coding sequence ATGAAGCAAGGGCTCTCGCTGCGCGTCTCGCAGCACCTCGCGCTGACGCCGCAATTGCAGCAGTCGATCCGGCTGCTGCAGCTGTCGACGCTCGAGTTGAGCCAGGAAGTCGAGCAGATGCTCGACGAGAACCCTTTCCTGGAGCGCACGGCCGACGAGGCGCCGCGCGAAGAGTTCGGGCTCGACTCGGCCGACGCGCCGGTGCGCGACGATGACCGCCAGGTCGACAGCGAGTCCGAGTTCGTCGCGACCCCCGCTGCGGCGTCCGCCGACAGTGCGCCGGCCTCCCCCGCCGACAGCGAGACAGCCGCGGCCGCCGAAGGCCCGGAGAGCGAGCCCGACTGGGAAGGCGACGGCACGGTCGACCTCGCGCCGGACGACAGCGAATGGGGCGGCGACGCGCCCGCGCGCAACAGCGGCACCGGCGACAACGAGCGCCCCGATGCGACCGAACTCGCCAGCAGCCAGGAGTCGCTGCAGTCCTTCCTGCATCGCCAGGCACTGAGCCTGCGCCTGGAGGAGAACGACCGCGCCGCGCTGCGCTTCCTGATCGAGTCGCTCAACGACGACGGCTACCTCGAGGACTCGCTGCCGGCCCTGGCCTCCGGCCTGGCCGGCGACGACAACGAACAGTTCGACGAGCTGGTGCACCACTTCCAGGTCGCGCTCGGCCTGCTGCAGAACCTGGAGCCGGTCGGCGTCGGTGCCCGCAGCCTGGCCGAGTGCCTCGCCATCCAGCTGCGCGCGCAGCAGGAAGAGGACGACACCGAGGACGAGAAGCAGGTGCGCCGGACCGCGATCGCAATCTGCAAGCAGCCGATGGAGCTGCTCGCCAAGCGCGACTTCAAGCGCCTGGCCACGCTCACCCGCAGCAACGAGGAGGAAGTGCGCGCCGCCCTGCAGCTTATCGCGCGGCTGGAGCCCAAGCCCGGACGCCGCTTCGCCAACGTCGAGCGCAACATCGTCATCCCCGACGTGATCGTCACGCGCGTGGGCCACGGCACCAGCGCCAGGTTCCGCGTCATGCTCAACCCCGAGGTGATGCCGCGGCTGCGCGTGCACGACATCTACGCCGGCGCGCTGAAGGCGCACAAGGGTGAGGGCAGCCAGGCGCTGTCGCAGCGGCTGCAGGAGGCGCGCTGGTTCATCAAGAACATCCAGCAGCGCTTCGACACCATCCTGCGCGTGTCGAACGCGATCGTGGAGCGGCAGAAGAACTACTTCGTCCACGGCGAGCTCGCCATGCGCCCGCTGGTGCTGCGCGAGATCGCCGACGAGCTGGGCCTGCACGAATCCACCATCAGCCGCGTGACCACTGCCAAGTACATGTCCACGCCCTACGGCACGGTCGAGCTCAAGTACTTCTTCGGCTCGGCGCTGGGCACCGAGACCGGCGGCAACGCCTCCAGCACCGCGGTGCGCGCCCTGATCAAGCAGTTCGTGAGCGCCGAGGACGTGAAGAAGCCGCTGTCGGACAGCCAGGTTTCCGAGATGCTCAAGGAGCAGGGCATCGAGTGCGCGCGCCGCACGGTGGCCAAGTACCGCGAGGCGCTGCGCATCGCGCCTGCCAACCTGCGCAAGGCCTTGTAG
- the lptA gene encoding lipopolysaccharide transport periplasmic protein LptA: MTSFAIPLRPTHFCRAFVFVLMLAGLFPLAQAEKADRTKPMNIEADAMRYDDLKQTSVFTGNVVVTKGTIIIRGARIDVRQDPEGYQYGVVTAAPGKLAYYKQKRDAGTDEWIEGESEVIEYDSRADNVKFIRRAVMRRLYGATVNDESSGPLIVYDQSNDTFTVNGSSLPPNAGVAAQGGRVRAILTPKPAASAPAPGTRPPAAPAAAPASGSGLRSTTTLGGEERK; the protein is encoded by the coding sequence ATGACTTCGTTCGCAATTCCCCTCCGCCCTACCCACTTCTGTCGTGCTTTCGTATTCGTCCTGATGCTGGCCGGGCTCTTCCCGCTGGCGCAGGCCGAGAAGGCCGACCGCACCAAGCCGATGAACATCGAGGCCGACGCGATGCGCTATGACGACCTCAAGCAGACCAGCGTCTTCACCGGCAACGTGGTGGTGACCAAGGGGACGATCATCATCCGCGGCGCCCGCATCGACGTGCGGCAGGACCCGGAGGGCTACCAGTACGGCGTGGTCACGGCAGCGCCCGGCAAGCTGGCCTATTACAAGCAGAAGCGCGACGCCGGCACCGACGAGTGGATCGAGGGCGAATCGGAGGTGATCGAGTACGACAGCCGTGCCGACAACGTGAAATTCATCCGGCGCGCCGTGATGCGCCGCCTCTACGGCGCCACCGTCAACGACGAGAGCAGCGGGCCGCTGATCGTCTACGACCAGAGCAACGACACCTTCACCGTCAACGGCTCCTCGCTGCCGCCCAATGCGGGCGTCGCGGCGCAGGGCGGCCGCGTGCGGGCCATCCTCACGCCCAAGCCGGCCGCCTCGGCGCCGGCTCCCGGCACCCGGCCGCCCGCGGCGCCTGCCGCAGCACCGGCGAGCGGCAGCGGCCTGCGCTCGACCACCACCCTCGGCGGGGAAGAACGCAAGTGA
- the lptB gene encoding LPS export ABC transporter ATP-binding protein, with the protein MAPHGPGEATGSRLEARGLQKTYGSRKVVKDVSLGVDKGEVVGLLGPNGAGKTTSFYMIVGLVRADAGEISIDGVPIAHMPIHRRSRMGLSYLPQEASIFRKLTVEENVRAVLELQREPNGDGRPLPLSKQRIEERLSELLHDLRVDHLRDSPALALSGGERRRVEIARALATQPRFILLDEPFAGIDPIAVIEIQRIINFLKERGIGVLITDHNVRETLGICDHAFIISDGHVLAQGTPSEIVDNAEVRRVYLGEHFRM; encoded by the coding sequence ATGGCCCCCCATGGCCCCGGCGAAGCGACGGGCAGCCGCCTCGAGGCGCGCGGCCTGCAGAAGACCTACGGCAGCCGCAAGGTCGTCAAGGACGTCTCGCTGGGCGTCGACAAGGGCGAGGTGGTCGGCCTGCTGGGTCCCAACGGCGCCGGCAAGACCACCTCTTTCTACATGATCGTCGGCCTGGTGCGTGCGGACGCGGGCGAGATCAGCATCGACGGAGTGCCGATCGCGCACATGCCGATCCACCGCCGCTCCCGCATGGGCTTGAGCTACCTGCCGCAGGAGGCCTCGATCTTCCGCAAGTTGACGGTCGAGGAGAACGTGCGCGCGGTGCTCGAACTGCAGCGCGAGCCGAACGGCGACGGCCGGCCGCTGCCGCTGTCGAAGCAGCGCATCGAGGAACGCCTGAGCGAGCTGCTGCACGACCTGCGCGTGGACCACCTGCGCGATTCTCCTGCGCTGGCGCTGTCGGGCGGCGAGCGCCGCCGCGTCGAAATCGCGCGCGCGCTGGCCACCCAGCCGCGCTTCATCCTGCTGGACGAGCCCTTCGCCGGCATCGATCCGATCGCGGTGATCGAGATCCAGCGGATCATCAACTTCCTGAAGGAGCGCGGCATCGGCGTTCTCATCACGGACCACAACGTGCGTGAGACGCTGGGCATCTGCGATCACGCCTTCATCATCAGCGACGGGCATGTGCTGGCACAAGGCACGCCATCGGAGATCGTCGACAACGCCGAGGTGCGGCGCGTCTACCTCGGCGAGCACTTCCGGATGTAA